From a region of the Panicum virgatum strain AP13 chromosome 2K, P.virgatum_v5, whole genome shotgun sequence genome:
- the LOC120665810 gene encoding leucine-rich repeat receptor-like tyrosine-protein kinase PXC3 — MPPSLPRSRRGFLFLALLLPACLAAPGGDAAAMQALRRELAPPGWGPGADHCAWRGVTCAAGGGGAVTAIDLPRRGLRVQGDFAAAAALPALARLDLSANSLRGAVPAALGALPRLEFLDLSMNALAGPVPAALAGASALRFLNLSDNALSGTIPDELRGLRGLQELQLSGNNLTGALPGWLAGLPALRVLSAYENSLSGPIPPGLGLSSELQVLNLHSNSLEGAIPGSLFQLGTLQVLVLTLNRLNGTIPDAIGRCRGLSNVRIGDNRLSGAIPASIGDAASLTYFEANTNDLSGGIPAQLARCANLTLLNLAYNRLAGEVPDVLGELRNLQELIVSGNGLGGEFPRSILRCRNLSKLDLSYNSFRGDLPENICNGSRMQFLFLDHNEFSGAIPRGIGGCPRLLALQLGSNNLRGQIPAEIGKVKSLQIALNLSFNHFVGTLPRELGRLDKLVTLDLSSNEISGQIPGDMRGMLSLIEVNLSKNRLSGPIPAFGPFQKSAASSFSGNAKLCGDPLDVDCGSIYGSNYGMDHRKISYRVALAVVGSCVLIFSLVSLVVALFLWRERQEKEVEAKKAEAGEVVVAAPQVVASTVFIESLQQAIDFQSCVKATYKDANELSNGTFSTTYKAVMPSGMVVCVKKLKSVDRAVIHHQTKMIRELERLAHINHKNLVRPIGYVIYDDCALLLHHHMPNGTLLQLLHNDCNTDSEKQKPDWPRLLSIAIDVAEGLAFLHQVATIHLDISSGNVHLDSHYNALLGEVEISKLLDPSKGTASISAVAGSFGYIPPEYAYTMQVTVPGNVYSYGVVLLEILTSKLPVEEFGEGVDLVKWVHTAPARGETPEQIMDPRLSIVSFAWRRQMLAVLKVAMLCTERAPAKRPRMKKVVEMLQEAKNS, encoded by the exons atgcctccctctctcccccgGTCCCGCCGCGGGTTCCTCTTCCTGgcccttctcctcccggcgtgCCTCGCGGCGCCGGGCGGGGATGCCGCGGCAATGCAGGCGCTGCGGCGGGAGCTCGCGCCGCCGGGCTGGGGCCCCGGCGCGGACCActgcgcgtggcgcggcgtcacctgcgccgcgggcggcggcggcgcggtcacCGCCATCGACCTCCCCCGCCGGGGGCTCCGGGTCCAGGGggacttcgccgccgccgccgccctccccgcgCTCGCGCGCCTCGACCTCTCCGCCAACTCGCTCCGCGGCGCCGTccccgcggcgctcggcgcgcTCCCCCGCCTCGAGTTCCTCGACCTCTCCATGAACGCGCTCGCGGGCCCCGtgcccgccgccctcgccggcgcctcCGCGCTCCGCTTCCTCAACCTCTCCGACAACGCGCTCTCCGGCACCATCCccgacgagctccgcggccTCCGGGGGCTCCAGGAGCTCCAGCTTTCCGGGAACAACCTCACCGGCGCGCTCCCCGGCTGGCTCGCCGGGCTCCCCGCCCTCCGCGTCCTCTCCGCCTACGAGAACTCCCTCTCCGGCCCCATCCCGCCGGGCCTCGGCCTCTCGTCGGAGCTCCAGGTGCTCAACCTCCACTCCAACTCCCTCGAGGGGGCCATCCCCGGCAGCCTCTTCCAGCTCGGCACCCTGCAGGTCCTCGTCCTCACCCTCAACCGCCTCAACGGCACCATCCCGGACGCCATCGGCCGCTGCCGCGGCCTCTCCAACGTGCGCATCGGCGACAACCGCCTCTCCGGCGCCATCCCGGCGTCGATTGGGGACGCCGCCAGCCTCACCTACTTCGAGGCCAACACCAACGACCTCTCCGGCGGGATCCCCGCGCAGCTCGCGCGCTGCGCCAACCTCACGCTGCTCAATCTGGCGTACAACCGCCTAGCCGGCGAGGTGCCGGATGTTCTCGGGGAGCTCCGGAACCTGCAGGAGCTCATCGTGTCGGGCAACGGCCTCGGCGGTGAGTTCCCGAGATCGATCCTGCGGTGCCGGAACCTGAGCAAGCTGGACTTGAGCTACAACTCTTTTCGTGGAGACTTGCCGGAGAACATCTGCAACGGGTCACGGATGCAGTTCCTCTTCCTCGACCACAACGAGTTCTCCGGTGCCATTCCACGGGGAATTGGAGGCTGCCCCCGTCTGCTCGCTCTGCAGCTCGGCAGCAACAACCTGCGCGGTCAGATACCAGCTGAGATAGGCAAGGTGAAGAGTCTGCAGATTGCGCTGAACCTTAGCTTCAATCACTTTGTCGGCACGCTGCCACGGGAGCTCGGGCGGCTTGATAAGCTTGTCACTCTGGACTTGTCGAGCAATGAGATATCAGGCCAGATCCCAGGTGATATGAGAGGGATGCTGAGCTTGATTGAGGTCAATTTGTCAAAGAACCGGCTCAGTGGCCCCATACCGGCGTTCGGGCCGTTCCAGAAGAGCGCAGCCTCCAGCTTCTCCGGCAATGCCAAGCTGTGTGGCGACCCGCTGGATGTGGATTGCGGATCGATTTATGGTTCCAATTATGGAATGGACCACAGGAAGATATCTTACAGAGTGGCTTTGGCAGTTGTTGGCTCCTGTGTTCTCATCTTCTCGTTGGTGTCATTGGTGGTGGCATTGTTCTTGTGGCGTGAGAGGCAGGAAAAAGAGGTGGAGGCGAAGAAGGCTGAGGCAGGGGAGGTGGTAGTGGCAGCGCCGCAGGTCGTGGCCTCAACCGTGTTCATCGAGAGCTTGCAGCAGGCCATCGATTTCCAGAGCTGCGTAAAGGCGACATACAAAGATGCAAATGAATTGAGCAATGGAACGTTCAGCACAACCTACAAGGCTGTCATGCCGTCTGGCATGGTTGTGTGCGTCAAGAAGCTCAAGTCCGTTGACCGTGCTGTGATCCACCACCAGACGAAGATGATCCGAGAGCTTGAGCGTCTTGCGCACATTAACCACAAGAACCTGGTGCGTCCCATTGGCTATGTCATCTACGATGACTGTGCGCTGCTGCTACACCACCATATGCCAAATGGCACCCTGCTTCAGTTGCTCCACAATGACTGCAATACTGATAGCGAGAAGCAGAAACCTGACTGGCCAAGGCTGCTGTCGATTGCCATTGATGTTGCTGAAGGGCTGGCGTTCCTCCATCAGGTTGCCACCATTCACCTCGACATCTCTTCAGGAAACGTCCACCTTGACTCGCATTACAATGCGCTTCTCGGTGAAGTTGAGATCTCCAAGCTGCTGGACCCTTCAAAGGGCACTGCCAGTATCAGCGCGGTTGCGGGCTCATTTGGTTACATACCTCCAG AGTATGCCTACACAATGCAGGTGACGGTTCCAGGCAATGTGTACAGCTATGGCGTGGTCCTGCTGGAGATCCTGACATCCAAGCTGCCTGTGGAGGAGTTTGGGGAGGGCGTGGACCTCGTCAAGTGGGTGCACACCGCCCCCGCGAGGGGTGAGACGCCAGAGCAGATCATGGATCCCCGGCTGAGCATAGTGTCGTTCGCCTGGCGCAGGCAGATGCTCGCCGTGCTCAAGGTGGCGATGTTGTGCACTGAGCGCGCCCCGGCGAAGCGGCCCAGGATGAAGAAGGTGGTGGAGATGCTGCAGGAGGCCAAGAACAGCTGA